One genomic window of Tatumella citrea includes the following:
- a CDS encoding co-chaperone YbbN translates to MSPQAPIIDVNESNLQQVLEQSMQVPVLFYFWSARSQHCQELTPVLEKLATEYRGQFLLAMLDCDEQQMVASQFGLRAIPTVYLFKDGQPVDGFQGPQPEEAIRALLEKVLPREDEIKVQQALALLDEEKPLEALPLLKDAWQISQHASETGFLLAETLLQLNRSDEAEEVLKHVPLQDQDTRYQSLLAQIDLLRQAADTPEIQQLQTELDADPTNTGIAAKLAIQFHQVGRNEEALELLFSFLKTDLAAGGGELRKTFQEILAALGTGDALAGKYRRQLYSLLY, encoded by the coding sequence ATGTCACCGCAAGCCCCGATTATTGATGTTAATGAATCCAACCTGCAGCAGGTACTCGAACAGTCTATGCAGGTTCCGGTGCTGTTCTATTTCTGGTCAGCACGAAGTCAACACTGCCAGGAACTGACGCCGGTTCTGGAAAAACTGGCTACAGAGTATCGCGGGCAATTCCTGCTGGCTATGCTGGACTGCGATGAACAGCAAATGGTGGCATCACAGTTCGGTTTACGGGCTATCCCGACAGTGTATCTGTTTAAAGACGGACAGCCGGTCGATGGCTTCCAGGGACCACAGCCGGAAGAGGCTATTCGCGCACTGCTGGAAAAAGTGTTACCACGTGAAGACGAGATCAAAGTTCAGCAGGCTTTGGCATTGCTGGATGAAGAGAAACCACTGGAAGCTCTGCCGCTGCTGAAAGATGCCTGGCAGATTAGCCAGCATGCCAGCGAAACCGGATTCCTGCTGGCTGAAACTCTGCTGCAACTCAACCGCAGTGATGAGGCTGAAGAAGTATTAAAACACGTGCCACTGCAGGATCAGGATACCCGCTATCAAAGCTTGCTGGCGCAGATCGATTTACTGCGTCAGGCAGCAGATACCCCGGAGATACAACAGCTGCAAACTGAGCTTGATGCAGACCCAACCAATACCGGAATTGCCGCCAAACTGGCGATTCAGTTTCATCAGGTAGGACGTAACGAAGAAGCTCTGGAACTGCTGTTCAGCTTTCTGAAAACTGATCTGGCTGCCGGTGGCGGTGAATTGCGTAAAACCTTCCAGGAAATTTTGGCAGCACTGGGCACCGGTGATGCACTGGCCGGCAAATATCGCCGTCAGTTATATTCCCTGCTCTATTAA